The following are encoded in a window of Nocardioides houyundeii genomic DNA:
- the ruvA gene encoding Holliday junction branch migration protein RuvA, with product MIAFVRGRVAAVTPLSAVLEVGGVGLELMCTPGTLATLRPGHESTLPTSMVVREDSMTLFGFLDDDEKGCFELVQTASGVGPKVAQAMLAVLTPDDLRRAISSDDVKTLTRVPGIGQKGAQRIILELRDRIGAPTGSGAAAGGVSAAQPWRDQVHQGLLGLGWSAKEADKAVEAVSDEAGAQPDVGRLMRAALQTLSKA from the coding sequence TTGATCGCCTTCGTCCGCGGCCGGGTCGCCGCCGTCACGCCACTGTCCGCGGTCCTCGAGGTGGGGGGCGTCGGCCTGGAGCTGATGTGCACCCCCGGCACCCTGGCCACCCTGCGCCCCGGCCACGAGTCCACGCTGCCCACCTCCATGGTGGTGCGCGAGGACTCCATGACGTTGTTCGGCTTCCTCGACGACGACGAGAAGGGCTGCTTCGAGCTGGTGCAGACCGCCTCCGGCGTGGGCCCCAAGGTCGCCCAGGCCATGCTCGCGGTGCTGACCCCGGACGACCTGCGCCGCGCCATCTCCTCCGACGACGTCAAGACGCTGACGCGGGTGCCGGGAATCGGTCAGAAGGGCGCGCAGCGGATCATCCTCGAGCTCCGGGACCGCATCGGCGCGCCCACGGGCTCCGGCGCCGCGGCCGGCGGCGTCAGCGCGGCCCAGCCCTGGCGGGACCAGGTCCACCAGGGCCTGCTCGGTCTCGGCTGGTCGGCCAAGGAGGCCGACAAGGCCGTCGAGGCGGTCTCCGACGAGGCCGGCGCCCAGCCCGACGTGGGACGCCTCATGCGGGCCGCCCTCCAGACGCTGAGCAAGGCCTGA
- the ruvC gene encoding crossover junction endodeoxyribonuclease RuvC: MGIDPGLTRCGIGMVEGEVGRPLSLIDVNVIRTSADQPVALRLVTIEKGIDAWLDEYAPDAVAVERVFARSDSSTIMGTAQASGIALVAAARRGLPVALHTPSEVKAAVSGSGRADKAQVGAMVTRILRLSAPPKPADAADALALAITHIWRGGAQSRLEEAVARQAARVRSVTTSSRSLR; encoded by the coding sequence CTGGGGATTGACCCCGGCCTGACCCGGTGCGGAATCGGCATGGTCGAGGGCGAGGTCGGCCGGCCGCTGAGCCTGATCGACGTCAACGTGATCCGCACCAGTGCCGACCAGCCCGTGGCGCTGCGCCTGGTCACCATCGAGAAGGGCATCGACGCCTGGCTCGACGAGTACGCCCCCGACGCCGTCGCCGTCGAGCGGGTCTTCGCCCGCTCCGACTCCAGCACCATCATGGGCACCGCCCAGGCCAGCGGCATCGCGCTGGTGGCCGCGGCGCGCCGGGGTCTCCCGGTGGCCCTCCACACTCCCAGCGAGGTCAAGGCGGCGGTCTCGGGCAGCGGTCGCGCCGACAAGGCCCAGGTCGGTGCCATGGTGACGCGCATCCTGCGGCTGAGCGCCCCGCCCAAGCCGGCGGACGCCGCCGACGCCCTGGCCCTGGCCATCACCCACATCTGGCGCGGTGGCGCCCAGTCCCGCCTCGAGGAGGCGGTGGCCAGGCAGGCCGCCCGCGTCCGGTCCGTCACCACGAGCTCCAGGAGTCTGCGTTGA
- a CDS encoding YebC/PmpR family DNA-binding transcriptional regulator: MSGHSKWATTKHKKAAVDAKRGKLFAKLIKNIEVAAKMGGGDLSGNPTLYDAVQKAKKSSVPNDNIDRAVKRGSGAEAGGAEYSTIMYEVYGPQGVALLVECLTDNRNRAAMEVRTAVTRNGGTMADPGSVSRLFTRKGVVTVPKSQESREVTEDDLLEATLDAGAEDVNDLDESFQVQSEATDVVQVRTALQAAGIDYDSADVEFVASLEIPVDAEAAPKVFKLVDALEDLDDVQNVFTNVDVPDEVLAELED, from the coding sequence ATGTCTGGCCACTCCAAATGGGCGACCACCAAGCACAAGAAGGCGGCCGTCGATGCCAAGCGCGGCAAGCTGTTCGCCAAGCTGATCAAGAACATCGAGGTCGCGGCGAAGATGGGCGGCGGCGACCTCTCCGGCAACCCCACGCTCTACGACGCGGTCCAGAAGGCGAAGAAGTCCTCGGTCCCCAACGACAACATCGACCGCGCCGTCAAGCGCGGCTCCGGTGCGGAGGCGGGCGGCGCTGAGTACTCCACGATCATGTACGAGGTCTACGGCCCCCAGGGCGTCGCCCTGCTGGTCGAGTGCCTGACCGACAACCGCAACCGCGCCGCGATGGAGGTCCGCACCGCGGTCACCCGCAACGGCGGCACGATGGCGGATCCCGGCTCGGTGTCGCGGCTGTTCACCCGCAAGGGCGTGGTGACGGTGCCCAAGAGCCAGGAGTCCCGTGAGGTGACCGAGGACGACCTCCTGGAGGCGACGCTGGACGCCGGGGCCGAGGACGTGAACGACCTGGACGAGTCCTTCCAGGTGCAGTCCGAGGCCACCGACGTGGTGCAGGTGCGCACGGCGCTCCAGGCCGCGGGCATCGACTACGACTCCGCCGACGTGGAGTTTGTGGCCAGCCTGGAGATCCCGGTGGACGCCGAGGCTGCCCCCAAGGTCTTCAAGCTGGTCGACGCGCTGGAGGACCTCGACGACGTGCAGAACGTGTTCACCAACGTGGACGTGCCCGACGAGGTGCTGGCCGAGCTCGAGGACTGA
- the pdxT gene encoding pyridoxal 5'-phosphate synthase glutaminase subunit PdxT, with protein sequence MTAAPTIGVFALQGDVREHLATLGSLGVRAVRVRRPEELAACHGLVLPGGESTTMAKLAVTFGLMEPLRARIAEGMPVLGTCAGMILLADRIEAGTRDQVSIGGLDVTVRRNAFGRQAESFEQDLDLAGLQDPVHAVFIRAPWVEQAGPAVEVLARVQTAPDASRDAVGRIVAVRQGSVLATSFHPEVGGDGRVHGLFVDAVRRA encoded by the coding sequence GTGACCGCGGCGCCCACGATCGGGGTGTTCGCCCTCCAGGGCGACGTGCGCGAGCACCTGGCCACCCTGGGGTCCCTCGGCGTCCGCGCGGTGCGGGTACGCCGCCCCGAGGAGCTGGCGGCGTGCCACGGCCTGGTGCTGCCGGGAGGGGAGTCCACGACGATGGCGAAGCTCGCGGTGACCTTCGGCCTGATGGAGCCGCTGCGCGCGCGGATCGCGGAGGGGATGCCCGTCCTCGGCACCTGCGCGGGGATGATCCTGCTCGCCGACCGGATCGAGGCAGGCACCCGCGACCAGGTGAGCATCGGCGGGCTCGACGTCACCGTGCGGCGCAACGCCTTCGGGCGCCAGGCCGAGAGCTTCGAGCAGGACCTGGACCTCGCGGGGCTCCAGGACCCGGTCCACGCGGTGTTCATCCGGGCTCCCTGGGTGGAGCAGGCAGGCCCCGCGGTCGAGGTGCTGGCGCGGGTGCAAACGGCCCCCGACGCGAGCCGGGACGCCGTGGGTAGGATCGTGGCCGTCCGGCAGGGTTCGGTGCTGGCCACGTCGTTCCACCCCGAGGTGGGTGGCGACGGGCGCGTCCACGGATTGTTCGTGGACGCGGTGCGCCGGGCTTGA
- a CDS encoding DUF6891 domain-containing protein, translating to MTEPDARRRAEDGLRHLARLQVRTGLHPPETVLAELVEAIEVELPGTDPQVLARAWIAAETAALRAEAARWPEVTGHDRLVSALTDLRNRGVAVRAGVADRAAAGRDLDPGELRGVLWFTHPDVWHSLDHGVLEVTLCHPDLTDAVPGDDLLSGVLRVLARHQVPAAFERGRLLLSVTWQARP from the coding sequence GTGACCGAACCCGACGCCAGACGCCGCGCCGAGGACGGCCTGCGCCACCTGGCCCGGCTCCAGGTGCGCACCGGGCTGCACCCACCCGAGACCGTGCTCGCCGAGCTGGTCGAGGCGATCGAGGTCGAGCTCCCGGGGACCGATCCCCAGGTGCTGGCCCGGGCGTGGATCGCCGCGGAGACCGCCGCGCTGCGCGCCGAGGCAGCACGGTGGCCGGAGGTCACCGGTCACGACCGGCTGGTCAGCGCGCTGACCGATCTGCGCAACCGCGGGGTGGCGGTCCGGGCCGGGGTGGCCGACCGCGCCGCCGCGGGACGAGACCTCGACCCCGGTGAGCTGCGCGGCGTCCTGTGGTTCACCCACCCCGACGTGTGGCACTCCCTGGACCACGGGGTGCTCGAGGTCACCCTGTGCCACCCCGACCTCACCGACGCGGTGCCGGGCGACGACCTGCTGTCCGGGGTGCTGAGGGTGCTGGCCCGCCACCAGGTGCCGGCGGCCTTCGAGCGCGGCCGGCTGCTGCTCTCGGTGACCTGGCAGGCGCGGCCGTGA
- the pdxS gene encoding pyridoxal 5'-phosphate synthase lyase subunit PdxS, giving the protein MTENTPQAPQASTGTSRVKRGMAEMLKGGVIMDVVTAEQAKIAENAGAVAVMALERVPADIRAQGGVSRMSDPDMIDSIIETVSIPVMAKARIGHFAEAQVLASLGVDYIDESEVLTPADYANHIDKWDFTVPFVCGATNLGEALRRITEGAAMIRSKGEAGTGDVSNAVTHMRTIRAEIRRLGAMAPDELYVAAKELQAPYELVREVAEAGKLPVVLFTAGGIATPADAAMMMQLGAEGVFVGSGIFKSGNPEQRAEAIVQATTFYDDPSVVAKVSRGLGEAMVGINVDELPQSHRLSERGW; this is encoded by the coding sequence ATGACCGAAAACACCCCCCAGGCTCCACAGGCCAGCACCGGCACGTCCCGCGTCAAGCGCGGCATGGCGGAGATGCTGAAGGGCGGCGTGATCATGGACGTCGTCACCGCGGAGCAGGCCAAGATCGCGGAGAACGCCGGGGCCGTGGCGGTGATGGCGCTGGAGCGGGTCCCCGCGGACATCCGCGCCCAGGGCGGGGTCTCCCGGATGAGCGACCCGGACATGATCGACTCGATCATCGAGACGGTCTCCATCCCGGTCATGGCCAAGGCACGGATCGGTCACTTCGCCGAGGCACAGGTCCTGGCCAGCCTGGGGGTGGACTACATCGACGAGTCCGAGGTGCTCACCCCCGCCGACTACGCCAACCACATCGACAAGTGGGACTTCACCGTGCCGTTCGTGTGCGGCGCCACCAACCTGGGTGAGGCGCTGCGCCGGATCACCGAGGGGGCGGCGATGATCCGCTCCAAGGGCGAGGCCGGCACCGGTGACGTCTCCAACGCGGTCACCCACATGCGCACCATCAGGGCCGAGATCCGGCGTCTGGGAGCGATGGCGCCCGACGAGCTGTACGTCGCGGCCAAGGAGCTGCAGGCGCCGTACGAGCTGGTCCGGGAGGTCGCCGAGGCCGGCAAGCTGCCGGTCGTGCTGTTCACCGCCGGGGGCATCGCCACGCCGGCGGACGCGGCGATGATGATGCAGCTGGGTGCCGAGGGGGTGTTCGTGGGGTCGGGGATCTTCAAGTCCGGCAACCCCGAGCAGCGCGCGGAGGCGATCGTCCAGGCCACCACGTTCTACGACGACCCCAGCGTGGTCGCGAAGGTCTCCCGCGGCCTCGGCGAGGCGATGGTGGGCATCAACGTCGACGAGCTGCCCCAGTCGCACCGGCTCTCCGAGCGCGGCTGGTGA
- a CDS encoding spermidine synthase translates to MSSAGGGAEIVPTERRTAFALRADGQLQSYVDLADPLHLAFDYVRRLGDVLDAVDPPGEPLRVVHVGGAAMSLPRYVAATRPRSAQIVLEPDTETTEQVRAHLPLPPRSGIKVRPQDGRTGLGALRPDSAEVILVDAFDRGRVPADLVTVEAFTTMRGVLLDGGLLLFNLVDRAPFAWSRRALAAGRSVFDATALHVEPAVLKGRRAGNVLLLASTRQRSLDTVHARLSGRQSGFRVLAGTRVGDFFGGGVPFTDSDTEASGAP, encoded by the coding sequence GTGTCGAGCGCTGGCGGGGGAGCGGAGATCGTCCCGACCGAGCGGCGCACCGCGTTCGCGCTGCGCGCCGACGGTCAGCTCCAGTCCTACGTCGACCTGGCCGACCCGCTGCACCTCGCCTTCGACTACGTACGACGTCTCGGCGACGTGCTGGACGCCGTCGACCCGCCGGGAGAGCCGTTGCGGGTGGTGCACGTCGGGGGAGCGGCCATGAGCCTGCCGCGCTACGTCGCCGCCACCCGTCCCCGGTCGGCCCAGATCGTGCTCGAGCCCGACACCGAGACCACCGAGCAGGTCCGCGCGCACCTCCCGCTGCCGCCACGCAGCGGCATCAAGGTCCGGCCGCAGGACGGGCGCACCGGGCTGGGCGCGCTGCGCCCGGACAGCGCCGAGGTGATCCTCGTCGACGCGTTCGACCGCGGCCGGGTGCCGGCCGACCTGGTCACCGTGGAGGCCTTCACCACGATGCGCGGCGTGCTCCTCGACGGTGGACTGCTGCTGTTCAACCTGGTCGACCGCGCGCCGTTCGCCTGGAGCCGACGGGCGCTGGCCGCGGGGCGCAGCGTATTCGACGCCACCGCGCTGCACGTGGAGCCGGCGGTCCTGAAGGGACGGCGCGCCGGCAACGTCCTCCTCCTCGCCTCGACGCGGCAGCGGTCCCTCGACACGGTGCACGCGCGGCTGAGTGGGCGCCAGAGCGGGTTCCGGGTGCTGGCGGGAACCCGGGTCGGTGACTTCTTCGGTGGCGGAGTGCCCTTCACCGACTCCGACACCGAGGCGTCCGGCGCGCCCTGA
- the pgsA gene encoding phosphatidylinositol phosphate synthase, translating to MLEHFRGFITKALIAPVARVLLRLGLTPDAITLIGTVLTCAAALYWAPRGHLITALVVVTVFALFDLLDGTMARLSGRTSDFGAFLDSTLDRIADAVVFGSVLLYFAGPGDMVLGQATALWCLVTGATTSYARARAESVGYTARVGLMERADRLVLLGVFALAAEIADEPAVLAYGLGLLGALSTVTVVQRILTVRNQALARARAAEAG from the coding sequence ATGCTGGAACACTTCAGAGGCTTCATCACCAAGGCCCTCATCGCCCCCGTCGCCCGAGTCCTGCTGCGCCTGGGGCTCACCCCGGACGCGATCACCCTCATCGGCACGGTGCTCACCTGCGCCGCCGCGCTCTACTGGGCCCCGCGCGGCCACCTGATCACCGCGCTGGTCGTGGTCACCGTCTTCGCGCTCTTCGACCTGCTGGACGGCACCATGGCCCGGCTGAGCGGGCGTACCAGCGACTTCGGCGCCTTCCTGGACTCCACGCTGGACCGGATCGCCGACGCCGTCGTCTTCGGCTCCGTGCTGCTCTACTTCGCCGGTCCCGGCGACATGGTCCTGGGCCAGGCGACCGCGCTGTGGTGCCTGGTCACCGGTGCCACCACCTCCTACGCCCGGGCTCGCGCGGAGTCCGTGGGCTACACCGCCCGGGTGGGGCTGATGGAGCGGGCGGACCGGCTGGTCCTGCTGGGCGTCTTCGCGCTCGCCGCCGAGATCGCCGACGAGCCCGCCGTGCTCGCCTACGGCCTGGGCCTGCTGGGGGCGCTGAGCACGGTGACGGTGGTGCAGCGCATCCTGACGGTGCGCAACCAGGCGCTCGCCAGGGCGAGGGCCGCCGAGGCGGGCTGA
- a CDS encoding inositol monophosphatase family protein, which produces MTDAALASDLVREAGALALGMRVAGLSVERKTSVSDVVTAADRAAERLVLERLRAERPDDSIVGEEGAAHTGSSGRTWVIDPVDGTYNFHRGLEWWCSALALSDGDELVLGAVHHPHEDATYVGGPGLAPTRNGVALAPLVDVPLAQACLTTYLHPPFYGGPVGEAFGRAVRGAATLRMMGSGSMDAMALAQGRVDVLVQHSVPVWDELPGAAVIRGVGGTTSRVSAGGVEWYVAGVPTAVAEVCQALTGQGR; this is translated from the coding sequence ATGACCGATGCCGCGCTGGCCTCCGACCTCGTCCGCGAGGCCGGGGCGCTCGCGCTCGGCATGCGCGTCGCCGGGCTCAGCGTCGAGCGCAAGACGAGCGTCTCCGACGTCGTCACCGCCGCCGACCGGGCCGCGGAGCGTCTGGTCCTGGAACGGCTGCGCGCCGAGCGGCCCGACGACTCGATCGTGGGGGAGGAGGGGGCCGCCCACACCGGCTCCAGCGGCCGGACCTGGGTCATCGACCCGGTCGACGGCACCTACAACTTCCACCGTGGCCTGGAGTGGTGGTGCTCGGCGCTCGCCCTCTCCGACGGGGACGAGCTCGTCCTCGGCGCCGTCCACCACCCGCACGAGGACGCCACCTACGTGGGCGGACCGGGCCTGGCACCCACCCGCAACGGCGTCGCGCTGGCCCCGCTGGTCGACGTACCCCTGGCGCAGGCCTGCCTGACCACCTACCTGCACCCGCCCTTCTACGGCGGCCCGGTCGGTGAGGCGTTCGGACGCGCGGTGCGGGGAGCGGCGACCCTGCGGATGATGGGCTCGGGCTCCATGGACGCGATGGCGCTGGCCCAGGGACGGGTCGACGTCCTGGTGCAGCACTCCGTGCCGGTCTGGGACGAGCTCCCGGGCGCGGCCGTCATCCGAGGCGTGGGGGGCACCACCAGCCGGGTGTCGGCCGGGGGCGTGGAGTGGTACGTCGCGGGCGTCCCCACCGCCGTGGCGGAGGTCTGTCAGGCACTCACCGGCCAGGGCCGGTAG
- a CDS encoding HIT family protein, whose protein sequence is MAAEQEHPEAHQDGIGRPDDLERLWTPYRMAYVRGENKPADPSSEQCPFCRIPSLDDVDGLVVHRGETAFVVLNLYPYASGHLMVCPYRHIADWTETTDEEAVEIGRLTRKAMLVLRSVSRAEGFNIGMNAGTAGGAGIAAHLHQHVVPRWIGDSNFMPIIGHTKTLPQLLTDTRALLADAWQ, encoded by the coding sequence ATGGCCGCCGAGCAGGAGCACCCGGAGGCGCACCAGGACGGGATCGGCCGTCCCGACGACCTCGAGCGGCTCTGGACGCCGTACCGGATGGCCTACGTCCGGGGCGAGAACAAGCCCGCGGACCCCTCCAGCGAGCAGTGCCCGTTCTGCAGGATCCCCTCGCTCGACGACGTGGACGGGCTGGTGGTGCACCGCGGGGAGACCGCCTTCGTGGTGCTCAACCTCTACCCGTACGCCTCGGGACACCTCATGGTCTGCCCCTACCGGCACATCGCGGACTGGACGGAGACCACGGACGAGGAGGCGGTGGAGATCGGCCGGCTGACCAGGAAGGCCATGCTGGTGCTGCGCTCGGTGTCCCGGGCCGAGGGCTTCAACATCGGGATGAACGCCGGCACCGCCGGCGGTGCCGGAATCGCCGCCCACCTGCACCAGCACGTGGTGCCCCGCTGGATCGGCGACTCCAACTTCATGCCGATCATCGGCCACACCAAGACCCTGCCCCAGCTGCTCACCGACACCCGCGCCCTGCTCGCCGACGCGTGGCAGTGA
- the thrS gene encoding threonine--tRNA ligase yields the protein MPEIKVVRIHAGERQEQTTTSGTKAWQLFADDAEVIAARVGGQLRDLAHELSDGDEVEGVAIDSADGRDILRHSTAHVMAQAVQQIWPEAKLGIGPPVENGFYYDFDVETPFVPEDLAKIETAMRKIIKEGQRFDRRVTTDADAIRELQDEPYKLELIGLKGSGHAEGAAEGAAVEVGAGELTIYDNVRRNGDVAWSDLCRGPHLPTTKRIPAFKLMRSAAAYWRGDEKNKQLQRIYGTAWESKEALEEHLHRIEEAERRDHRKLGRDLDLFSFPDEIGSGLPVFHPRGGVIKRAMEDYVRQRHIEEGFEYVGTPHIAKEGLFYTSGHLPYYGEGMFPALDVDGMDYRLKAMNCPMHNLIYRSRQRSYRELPLRLFEFGSVYRHEKSGVVHGLTRVRGFAQDDSHSYCTPEQAPEEVEHLLNFMLSVLRDFGLDDFYLELSTRDAAKDKFIGSDEDWATATQVLEDVATRTGLELVPDPGGAAYYGPKISVQARDAIGRTWQMGTVQYDFNQPSADRFNLEYVAADGSRQQPVMIHSAKFGSIERFLGVLVEHYAGAFPPWLAPVQVQAIPIAERHNDYLFEVAKRMKPLGLRVEVDDSDDRMQKKIRNAQLQKVPFMMIAGDDDVEAGAVSFRYRDGRQDNGVPLEEAIERVAAAVATREQV from the coding sequence GTGCCCGAGATCAAGGTCGTCCGCATCCACGCCGGTGAGCGTCAGGAGCAGACCACCACGAGTGGCACCAAGGCCTGGCAGCTGTTCGCCGACGACGCCGAGGTGATCGCGGCGCGGGTGGGGGGCCAGCTGCGCGACCTGGCGCACGAGCTCTCCGACGGCGACGAGGTCGAGGGCGTGGCGATCGACTCCGCCGACGGCCGCGACATCCTGCGCCACTCCACCGCCCACGTGATGGCCCAGGCCGTGCAGCAGATCTGGCCCGAGGCCAAGCTCGGCATCGGGCCGCCGGTGGAGAACGGCTTCTACTACGACTTCGACGTCGAGACCCCGTTCGTGCCCGAGGACCTGGCCAAGATCGAGACCGCGATGCGCAAGATCATCAAGGAGGGTCAGCGCTTCGACCGCCGCGTCACCACCGACGCCGACGCCATCCGCGAGCTCCAGGACGAGCCCTACAAGCTCGAGCTGATCGGGCTCAAGGGCTCCGGGCACGCCGAGGGCGCGGCCGAGGGGGCCGCCGTCGAGGTCGGCGCGGGCGAGCTGACCATCTACGACAACGTGCGCCGCAACGGCGACGTGGCCTGGTCCGACCTGTGCCGCGGTCCGCACCTGCCGACCACCAAGCGCATCCCGGCGTTCAAGCTGATGCGCTCGGCGGCGGCGTACTGGCGCGGCGACGAGAAGAACAAGCAGCTCCAGCGCATCTACGGCACCGCCTGGGAGTCCAAGGAGGCGCTCGAGGAGCACCTGCACCGGATCGAGGAGGCCGAGCGCCGAGACCACCGCAAGCTCGGCCGCGACCTCGACCTGTTCAGCTTCCCCGACGAGATCGGCTCCGGGCTGCCGGTCTTCCACCCCAGGGGCGGCGTGATCAAGCGGGCGATGGAGGACTACGTCCGGCAGCGGCACATCGAGGAGGGCTTCGAGTACGTCGGCACCCCGCACATCGCCAAGGAGGGCCTGTTCTACACCTCCGGCCACCTGCCGTACTACGGCGAGGGCATGTTCCCCGCCCTCGACGTCGACGGCATGGACTACCGGCTCAAGGCGATGAACTGCCCGATGCACAACCTCATCTACCGCTCCCGGCAGCGCTCCTACCGTGAGCTGCCGCTGCGCCTGTTCGAGTTCGGCAGCGTCTACCGGCACGAGAAGTCCGGAGTCGTGCACGGCCTGACCCGGGTGCGCGGCTTCGCCCAGGACGACTCCCACTCCTACTGCACCCCCGAGCAGGCTCCCGAGGAGGTCGAGCACCTGCTCAACTTCATGCTCAGCGTGCTGCGCGACTTCGGTCTCGACGACTTCTACCTCGAGCTGTCCACCCGCGACGCCGCCAAGGACAAGTTCATCGGCTCCGACGAGGACTGGGCGACCGCGACCCAGGTGCTCGAGGACGTCGCCACCCGGACCGGCCTGGAGCTCGTGCCCGACCCCGGAGGCGCCGCCTACTACGGCCCCAAGATCTCCGTCCAGGCGCGCGACGCGATCGGCCGGACCTGGCAGATGGGCACCGTCCAGTACGACTTCAACCAGCCGTCCGCGGACCGCTTCAACCTGGAGTACGTCGCCGCCGACGGCTCGCGGCAGCAGCCGGTGATGATCCACTCGGCCAAGTTCGGGTCGATCGAGCGGTTCCTCGGCGTCCTGGTCGAGCACTACGCCGGCGCGTTCCCGCCGTGGCTCGCCCCCGTCCAGGTGCAGGCGATCCCGATCGCCGAGCGGCACAACGACTACCTCTTCGAGGTGGCCAAGCGGATGAAGCCCCTGGGCCTGCGGGTCGAGGTGGACGACTCCGACGACCGGATGCAGAAGAAGATCCGCAACGCCCAGCTGCAGAAGGTGCCGTTCATGATGATCGCCGGTGACGACGACGTCGAGGCCGGGGCCGTCTCCTTCCGCTACCGCGACGGGCGCCAGGACAACGGGGTGCCGCTGGAGGAGGCCATCGAGCGGGTCGCCGCCGCGGTGGCCACCCGCGAGCAGGTCTGA
- a CDS encoding DUF2231 domain-containing protein encodes MTTTSERPPALVRWTLRLEGASVLDRPVAALQPHVQTLFASGVKGQVLRGDWLGHALHPLLTDLVVGSWTSASLLDVLGRGRWAAPAQALVGTGLAAAVPTAWTGWAEWSEASSREKRVGLVHAVSNGVAIGAYAASWRARRQGRQAAGVKLGLLGYAISGAGAYLGGHLAEARKVGSHHPAFDATQV; translated from the coding sequence ATGACGACGACATCCGAACGACCGCCGGCACTCGTGCGCTGGACCCTGCGACTGGAGGGTGCCTCGGTGCTCGACCGCCCGGTGGCTGCCCTCCAGCCACACGTCCAGACGCTCTTCGCCTCGGGGGTGAAGGGTCAGGTGCTGCGCGGCGACTGGCTCGGTCACGCCCTCCACCCGCTGCTCACCGACCTGGTCGTGGGCAGCTGGACCTCGGCCAGCCTGCTCGACGTGCTGGGGCGGGGCCGCTGGGCCGCCCCCGCCCAGGCCCTGGTGGGCACCGGGCTCGCCGCCGCGGTCCCGACCGCCTGGACGGGCTGGGCCGAGTGGTCCGAGGCATCGTCGAGGGAGAAGCGCGTGGGGCTGGTGCACGCGGTCAGCAACGGCGTCGCCATCGGCGCCTACGCGGCCTCCTGGCGGGCCCGCCGTCAGGGCCGCCAGGCCGCCGGGGTCAAGCTCGGCCTGCTCGGCTACGCGATCTCCGGCGCCGGCGCCTACCTCGGCGGTCACCTCGCCGAGGCCCGCAAGGTGGGCAGCCACCACCCGGCGTTCGACGCGACACAGGTCTGA
- a CDS encoding RtcB family protein yields the protein MEQITKRFLNWASILEDATRAQVQMTSEMPFIYPHVALMPDAHLGRGCAVGAVLPARGAIMPAAVGVDIGCGMIAVRTQYVAADLPADRRPLREAVEGAVPLSAGRYNAAVTREHTRSRVANLEARAERAGFDPARYAANWRLQLGTLGSGNHFIEVSLDEEDRVWLFLHSGSRGVGNKIATHHIKVAQRLCAQRYIKLPHPDLAYLVEGDPEFWTYLDQLRWAQHFALLNREEMMDRLAHCFGEWVGGAVVESQRINCHHNYTEQEEHFGETVWLSRKGAIDASQGTWGLIPGSIGTRSYVVQGKGNRLALNSSPHGAGREYGRRHAQRTFTYDQLVESMAGIEWSGSREFIDEIPNAYKDIDVVMNDAKDLVEVRHTLRQIVNVKGD from the coding sequence ATGGAACAGATCACCAAGCGCTTCCTCAACTGGGCGAGCATCCTCGAGGACGCGACCCGGGCGCAGGTTCAGATGACCAGCGAGATGCCCTTCATCTACCCCCACGTCGCCCTGATGCCGGACGCGCACCTGGGCAGGGGCTGCGCCGTGGGGGCCGTCCTGCCCGCCCGCGGCGCGATCATGCCCGCTGCGGTCGGAGTGGACATCGGGTGCGGGATGATCGCCGTCCGCACCCAGTACGTCGCAGCCGACCTGCCCGCCGATCGGCGGCCGCTCCGCGAAGCGGTCGAAGGTGCAGTGCCGCTGTCGGCGGGCCGGTACAACGCCGCGGTGACGCGTGAGCACACCCGGTCGCGGGTCGCGAACCTGGAGGCCCGCGCCGAGCGCGCCGGCTTCGATCCGGCTCGCTACGCCGCCAACTGGCGGCTGCAGCTCGGCACGCTCGGCTCGGGCAACCACTTCATCGAGGTCAGCCTCGACGAGGAGGACCGGGTGTGGCTGTTCCTGCACTCGGGGTCCCGCGGCGTGGGCAACAAGATCGCGACCCATCACATCAAGGTCGCGCAGCGCCTGTGCGCACAGCGCTACATCAAGCTCCCCCACCCCGACCTGGCCTACCTCGTCGAGGGCGATCCCGAGTTCTGGACCTACCTGGACCAGCTGCGGTGGGCCCAGCACTTCGCCCTGCTCAACCGGGAGGAGATGATGGATCGCCTCGCCCACTGCTTCGGCGAATGGGTCGGCGGTGCAGTCGTGGAGTCGCAGCGGATCAACTGCCACCACAACTACACCGAGCAGGAGGAGCACTTCGGCGAGACCGTGTGGCTCTCCCGCAAGGGCGCCATCGACGCCTCCCAGGGGACGTGGGGCCTGATCCCGGGCAGCATCGGCACGCGTTCCTACGTGGTGCAGGGCAAGGGCAACCGCCTCGCGCTCAACTCCTCCCCGCACGGGGCGGGGCGGGAGTACGGACGGCGGCACGCGCAGCGGACGTTCACCTACGACCAGCTGGTCGAGTCGATGGCGGGCATCGAGTGGTCGGGGTCGAGGGAGTTCATCGACGAGATCCCGAACGCCTACAAGGACATCGACGTGGTGATGAACGACGCCAAGGACCTGGTGGAGGTGCGCCACACGCTGCGCCAGATCGTGAACGTCAAGGGTGACTAG